A window of the Rhodoluna limnophila genome harbors these coding sequences:
- the mraY gene encoding phospho-N-acetylmuramoyl-pentapeptide-transferase, translating into MRAILLAGGVAMAFTLLATPGFIWLFRKLKWGQFIREDGPQAHHTKHGTPTMGGVVIIVAAVLGYFVGKLVNFETPTISALLVLFMLVGLGLVGFIDDFIKTHKQRSLGLTGWAKIALQGVVATVFAVLALQFPNETGLTPASTQISLVRDTGLDLMMFGSIAGVILFILWIYILVASASNGVNIADGLDGLATGSSIMAIGAYTVIGFWQFNQACGQVVENIASCYNVRDPLDLAVVASAIVGALTGFLWWNTSPAQIFMGDTGSLGLGGALAALAILSRTELLLLLIGGIFVIVTGSVVVQRVFFKITKWKTGTGRRVFLMSPLHHHFELKGWAQVTVVVRFWIIAGLCVLGGIGLFYLEWIYG; encoded by the coding sequence GTGAGAGCGATCTTGCTTGCCGGTGGCGTTGCCATGGCGTTTACCCTATTGGCCACACCAGGATTTATTTGGTTGTTCCGAAAGCTCAAGTGGGGCCAATTTATTCGCGAGGATGGCCCACAGGCACACCACACTAAGCACGGCACCCCAACCATGGGCGGCGTGGTCATCATCGTTGCGGCTGTACTCGGCTACTTTGTAGGAAAACTCGTCAACTTTGAAACGCCTACCATTTCAGCCCTTTTGGTGCTCTTTATGCTTGTGGGCTTGGGCCTGGTCGGGTTTATCGATGACTTCATCAAGACTCATAAGCAACGCAGCCTTGGCCTCACCGGCTGGGCAAAAATAGCACTTCAGGGTGTTGTGGCAACCGTATTCGCAGTTCTAGCGCTGCAGTTTCCGAACGAAACCGGATTGACCCCAGCTTCAACGCAAATCTCATTGGTGCGGGACACCGGCCTTGACCTGATGATGTTTGGTTCGATAGCCGGCGTAATCCTGTTTATCCTCTGGATTTACATCTTGGTTGCCAGCGCATCGAATGGTGTGAACATCGCCGATGGTTTGGACGGTCTTGCTACCGGTTCATCGATTATGGCTATCGGTGCCTACACTGTGATCGGATTCTGGCAGTTCAACCAGGCCTGTGGTCAGGTCGTCGAGAACATTGCCTCCTGCTACAACGTGCGCGACCCTCTTGATTTGGCAGTGGTGGCATCTGCCATCGTCGGTGCCCTCACCGGTTTCCTCTGGTGGAACACTTCTCCGGCTCAGATTTTTATGGGTGACACGGGGTCCTTGGGTCTGGGTGGCGCACTCGCTGCGCTGGCAATTCTCTCGCGCACTGAACTCCTGCTTTTGCTTATCGGTGGAATTTTTGTCATCGTCACCGGCTCGGTAGTCGTGCAGCGCGTCTTCTTTAAGATCACTAAGTGGAAGACCGGCACGGGTAGGCGAGTGTTCCTGATGAGTCCGCTGCATCACCACTTTGAACTCAAGGGCTGGGCTCAGGTTACCGTTGTGGTCAGATTCTGGATCATCGCTGGTCTTTGCGTGCTTGGTGGCATCGGACTGTTTTACCTCGAGTGGATTTACGGCTAG
- the murD gene encoding UDP-N-acetylmuramoyl-L-alanine--D-glutamate ligase — MNELEKLNSWHADWRGLRVVVFGLGVTGFSVADTLAELGCQVLVVAEKADPELLDILDVIGVTHITGEAAKGLPQQVIDFEPQLVVTSPGVRPDHDLLSWSAEQSIPIWVDIDLAWRVRDKTTRVADWLVVTGTNGKTTTVQMVEAMLNRGGKKAIACGNIGTPILDAIRDPEGFDALIVELSSFQLHYLGEIHPYSSAVLNLADDHLDWHGSFEAYRDAKAKVYENTAVACVYNTADLATEKMVENADVHEGARAIGFTTGTPGRSQVGFVEDILCDRAFLDDRANSALEIATLDGLSKIGVLTPHLMANAAAAVAMARSYAIDPADVRAALLDFRLDAHRIELVTEQDGIRWIDDSKATNPHAAAASLNSFEKVIWVVGGLLKGVDLNDLVKKFADRLSAAIVIGVDRSHVVEVLSTQIPNLPVVEISSADNTDVMPQVVAAASKFTESGSVVLLAPAAASMDQFKDYADRGNQFAEAVRAHLETP; from the coding sequence ATGAATGAATTAGAAAAGCTCAACAGTTGGCATGCCGATTGGCGAGGGCTTCGGGTTGTGGTTTTCGGTCTCGGAGTCACCGGTTTTTCAGTAGCTGACACCCTTGCCGAATTGGGTTGTCAGGTTTTGGTTGTGGCCGAAAAAGCTGACCCAGAGCTACTCGATATTCTCGATGTAATTGGTGTTACTCACATCACCGGTGAAGCCGCCAAAGGGCTTCCGCAACAGGTCATTGATTTCGAACCTCAATTAGTTGTTACTTCGCCCGGCGTTCGCCCAGACCACGACCTCCTCAGTTGGTCGGCCGAGCAAAGCATTCCTATCTGGGTAGACATTGATCTTGCATGGCGTGTGCGCGATAAAACCACACGTGTAGCCGATTGGTTAGTGGTCACTGGTACCAACGGTAAAACCACCACCGTCCAGATGGTCGAAGCGATGCTAAACCGCGGTGGAAAAAAGGCGATTGCCTGCGGAAATATTGGAACACCGATCCTCGATGCCATCCGTGACCCTGAGGGCTTTGACGCTCTCATCGTTGAATTATCGAGTTTTCAATTGCACTACTTGGGTGAAATCCACCCGTATTCAAGTGCAGTTCTGAACTTGGCTGACGATCACCTTGACTGGCACGGCTCATTCGAGGCCTACCGAGATGCCAAGGCCAAGGTGTACGAGAACACTGCGGTTGCTTGTGTTTACAACACAGCCGACTTGGCTACCGAAAAAATGGTAGAAAACGCTGATGTTCACGAGGGTGCCCGAGCAATTGGTTTCACGACCGGAACTCCGGGCCGCAGTCAGGTTGGGTTTGTCGAGGACATCCTGTGTGACCGCGCTTTCCTTGATGACCGAGCCAATTCTGCACTCGAAATTGCCACGCTGGACGGCCTGTCAAAAATCGGTGTGCTAACCCCACACCTGATGGCAAATGCTGCTGCTGCCGTGGCAATGGCACGTTCTTATGCAATAGATCCGGCAGATGTTAGAGCGGCGCTGCTCGACTTTCGTCTTGATGCCCACCGCATCGAACTAGTTACTGAACAGGATGGCATTCGCTGGATCGATGATTCCAAGGCCACCAACCCGCACGCAGCTGCTGCGTCATTGAACTCATTCGAAAAGGTCATCTGGGTAGTGGGTGGCTTACTCAAGGGCGTTGACCTCAACGATTTAGTCAAGAAATTTGCGGACCGGTTGAGCGCTGCCATTGTGATTGGTGTTGACCGCTCGCACGTCGTTGAGGTTTTGTCGACCCAGATTCCAAACCTGCCGGTGGTTGAAATTAGCTCTGCAGACAACACCGATGTAATGCCACAGGTAGTCGCCGCGGCAAGTAAATTCACCGAATCCGGTTCGGTAGTGCTGCTGGCACCAGCTGCCGCATCTATGGACCAGTTCAAAGACTATGCCGACCGCGGAAACCAATTTGCCGAAGCCGTGCGAGCACACTTGGAGACACCATGA
- the ftsW gene encoding putative lipid II flippase FtsW codes for MKKSQVKPARRPSVSQVSAASPSVASLASRWFDKVFRAQSIHFYRLLGVTLFLVTFGVVMVLSASSIDSLVANNNSFSVFAKQSFFAVVGLGVMALASLLSTSFIRSKAKLLFGISMLLQVAVIFIGKDINGNRNWLDFGLFAIQPSEFLKIAVILFVANYLAQQADYLHDRAVWVRALVISGAAATLVMLGRDLGTVIIMGITFVGMLILAGMPQKLINLVLVLAAGALPLAVMGSGSRMGRITAWMNPNAPDPFEYNWQSEHGMWALAAGRIFGAGLGESKMKWSWIPEVENDFIFAVIAEELGLIGALVVIILFVFLAFAFLRIMQRTQDDFSRIVVSAVMLWIVFQALVNIAVVLRLLPVLGVPLPLISAGGSSLVANLGAIGVVLAIERENHANPYQERRKPGRRR; via the coding sequence ATGAAGAAATCTCAGGTGAAGCCGGCCAGGCGTCCTTCTGTCAGCCAAGTTTCGGCAGCATCACCGAGTGTGGCCTCATTGGCGTCTCGCTGGTTCGACAAAGTCTTCCGAGCCCAGTCGATTCACTTTTACCGACTGCTAGGAGTCACGCTTTTCCTAGTTACCTTCGGAGTCGTCATGGTGCTGTCGGCATCATCTATCGACTCGCTGGTAGCCAACAACAATTCGTTCAGCGTGTTCGCGAAGCAGAGTTTTTTTGCCGTGGTCGGCCTTGGCGTAATGGCTCTGGCATCCTTGCTGTCTACGAGTTTTATCCGGTCAAAGGCAAAGCTCCTGTTCGGCATATCTATGCTCCTACAGGTTGCAGTTATCTTCATCGGTAAAGACATTAACGGAAACCGAAACTGGCTTGACTTTGGTTTGTTCGCGATTCAACCATCAGAGTTTTTGAAAATCGCGGTCATTCTTTTTGTGGCTAATTACTTGGCGCAACAGGCAGATTACCTGCACGACCGTGCAGTTTGGGTGCGTGCCCTGGTGATTTCTGGCGCGGCCGCTACTTTGGTGATGTTGGGACGAGACCTCGGCACCGTGATCATCATGGGCATCACCTTCGTGGGAATGCTTATTTTGGCGGGCATGCCCCAAAAACTAATCAACCTTGTGCTTGTGCTTGCAGCGGGGGCCCTCCCGCTGGCAGTAATGGGCAGTGGGTCCCGAATGGGTCGAATCACTGCTTGGATGAACCCAAATGCGCCAGACCCATTTGAATACAACTGGCAGTCAGAACACGGCATGTGGGCATTGGCAGCCGGTCGAATTTTTGGTGCGGGTTTGGGCGAATCCAAAATGAAGTGGAGTTGGATTCCTGAAGTTGAGAACGACTTCATTTTTGCCGTAATCGCTGAGGAACTCGGCCTAATCGGTGCCCTGGTCGTGATTATTCTGTTTGTCTTCCTCGCATTTGCCTTCCTCAGAATCATGCAGCGAACTCAAGATGATTTCAGTCGCATCGTGGTCTCCGCAGTCATGCTTTGGATTGTTTTCCAGGCTCTGGTAAACATCGCGGTAGTGCTTAGGTTGCTTCCGGTACTTGGTGTTCCGCTGCCATTGATTTCTGCCGGTGGATCCTCGTTGGTCGCTAACCTAGGTGCAATCGGAGTGGTTTTGGCAATTGAGCGAGAGAATCACGCCAATCCGTACCAGGAACGTCGCAAGCCGGGGCGTCGCCGATGA
- a CDS encoding UDP-N-acetylglucosamine--N-acetylmuramyl-(pentapeptide) pyrophosphoryl-undecaprenol N-acetylglucosamine transferase, which translates to MTNFLLAGGGTAGHVNPLLALADQIKYDSPTDQVWALGTKEGLESALVPARGYELLTIARLPFPRRLGSYAFGFVPKLLRAIKQVENIITDKKIDVVVGFGGYASAPAYLAARRLGVPVVVHEANALPGWANKLGAKRAAAVGVVFESTPIKGAVKVGMPLRREIEAIAEFRDKRAAREHFGLDPDSVTILVTGGSLGAKRINETLDQSRHLLAAAGIQVLHIVGGKSELDEVSEAGYVRLKYCDRMDLAISASDFAISRAGASTVSEFMAVGLPAAYIPYPVGNGEQRFNVEGLVTAGGSVLVEDAQFTPEYVASEVIPMVSNTKLLRSMAEKAKAFGIADGSSRLLSLIRGVL; encoded by the coding sequence ATGACCAATTTTTTGCTGGCTGGCGGTGGCACTGCTGGGCATGTGAATCCGCTACTTGCTCTGGCTGATCAAATCAAATATGATTCGCCGACCGACCAGGTGTGGGCCCTTGGAACCAAAGAGGGGCTGGAAAGCGCTCTGGTGCCGGCACGCGGCTACGAATTACTGACCATTGCTCGGCTGCCTTTTCCGCGGCGACTTGGCAGTTACGCTTTTGGGTTTGTACCTAAGCTTTTGCGCGCCATCAAGCAGGTTGAAAACATCATCACCGATAAAAAGATTGATGTTGTAGTTGGCTTTGGTGGTTATGCCAGTGCGCCGGCGTATTTGGCTGCCAGACGCCTGGGTGTTCCGGTTGTGGTGCACGAGGCCAACGCACTGCCAGGTTGGGCAAATAAATTGGGCGCAAAGCGTGCCGCTGCCGTGGGTGTGGTGTTTGAATCGACACCGATCAAGGGTGCGGTCAAAGTTGGTATGCCGCTACGCCGTGAAATCGAGGCCATCGCAGAATTTCGAGACAAGCGTGCTGCCCGCGAGCACTTTGGTTTAGATCCGGATTCGGTCACAATTTTGGTGACTGGAGGGTCTCTCGGGGCCAAGCGTATTAACGAAACTCTCGACCAGTCACGACATCTGCTCGCCGCGGCTGGCATTCAGGTGCTGCACATCGTTGGTGGCAAATCTGAACTCGATGAAGTCAGCGAAGCGGGTTACGTGCGATTGAAATATTGCGACCGGATGGACCTAGCCATCTCAGCAAGTGACTTTGCGATTTCACGCGCAGGTGCCTCCACAGTCAGCGAATTTATGGCGGTTGGTTTGCCGGCTGCATACATCCCGTACCCGGTGGGCAACGGAGAGCAGCGCTTCAACGTTGAGGGTCTCGTTACCGCAGGTGGTTCCGTGCTGGTTGAAGACGCGCAGTTCACTCCGGAATACGTTGCCAGCGAGGTTATCCCGATGGTGTCGAATACCAAGCTCTTGAGAAGCATGGCCGAAAAGGCCAAGGCTTTTGGAATTGCAGATGGCTCATCCAGGTTGCTATCGCTCATTCGCGGTGTTTTGTAA
- the murC gene encoding UDP-N-acetylmuramate--L-alanine ligase, whose amino-acid sequence MIKPDFSQPVPEDLGVVHFIGIGGSGMSGIARILLGMGHRVTGSDLRDTATVATLRELGAEITIGHDAANLGNPDTVVVTSALWPTNPEYVLAKERGIPVIHRSQALAYLTTKRDVIAVAGAHGKTTSTGMIITALLGLGEDPSFVNGGVIASLNASSASGTGNLFVLEADESDGSFLLYNTAAALITNVDADHLDHYGTEEAFEAEFARFASGARDFVAISSDDPGAVRVTRLIKDKRVLTFGRADDANFRLFDVDASGARVSFSVEHGGQIYSATLRVPGEHNAINATGALAVLVGLGFDAEKSLAQIAEFGGTDRRFQLHGQVRGVSVYDDYAHHPTESAAAIKAAKAVLGDQGRLITVFQPHLYSRTRLMAQEFADALSLSDEVIVLDIYAAREDPEPGVTGALVSDRFADKNKVHYVPEWDDVPAVAASIAKDGDFIMTMGCGDIYRMCPELLEELKK is encoded by the coding sequence ATGATCAAGCCCGATTTTTCACAGCCTGTACCCGAAGACCTTGGAGTGGTTCACTTCATCGGTATCGGTGGTTCGGGTATGAGTGGCATCGCCCGAATCCTGTTGGGCATGGGCCACCGAGTCACGGGCAGCGATTTGCGCGATACAGCGACTGTAGCCACACTGCGTGAACTCGGCGCCGAGATAACCATCGGGCATGATGCGGCGAACTTGGGTAACCCAGACACCGTGGTTGTGACTTCTGCGCTTTGGCCGACTAATCCTGAGTATGTCCTGGCCAAAGAGCGGGGAATCCCAGTGATTCACCGTTCGCAGGCTCTTGCCTACCTAACCACCAAGCGAGATGTAATTGCCGTTGCCGGTGCCCACGGTAAAACCACCAGTACCGGAATGATTATCACAGCGCTTTTGGGCTTGGGTGAAGACCCGAGCTTTGTAAATGGCGGCGTAATTGCCTCGCTAAATGCTTCCTCAGCCAGCGGTACCGGAAACCTGTTTGTTCTCGAAGCCGATGAATCGGACGGTTCATTTTTGCTTTACAACACGGCCGCTGCCTTGATCACCAACGTGGACGCCGATCACCTCGACCACTATGGCACCGAAGAAGCGTTTGAGGCCGAATTCGCAAGGTTTGCCAGCGGCGCTCGAGATTTTGTTGCAATTAGCTCTGACGACCCTGGCGCGGTGCGAGTGACTCGGCTAATCAAGGACAAGCGGGTGCTGACTTTCGGTCGGGCTGATGACGCAAATTTCCGATTGTTCGATGTCGATGCCAGTGGCGCTCGGGTTTCGTTCAGCGTTGAACACGGTGGCCAAATTTACTCTGCTACGTTGCGTGTGCCTGGCGAGCACAACGCCATCAACGCAACCGGCGCGTTGGCAGTTTTGGTTGGCCTTGGTTTTGACGCAGAAAAGAGCCTGGCCCAGATTGCCGAGTTTGGTGGAACTGACCGTCGCTTCCAACTGCACGGCCAGGTTCGCGGTGTATCCGTTTATGACGACTACGCACACCACCCAACCGAGTCAGCTGCCGCCATCAAAGCGGCCAAGGCTGTTCTTGGCGACCAGGGTCGACTCATCACAGTGTTTCAGCCTCACCTATACAGCCGGACGCGTCTGATGGCACAGGAGTTTGCTGACGCCCTTTCGCTGAGTGACGAAGTAATTGTTCTCGACATCTATGCGGCGCGAGAAGATCCAGAGCCGGGCGTGACGGGCGCACTGGTATCAGACCGATTCGCCGATAAAAATAAGGTTCACTACGTGCCTGAGTGGGATGACGTTCCAGCCGTGGCGGCTTCGATTGCCAAAGACGGTGACTTCATCATGACCATGGGTTGCGGTGACATTTACCGGATGTGCCCAGAGCTGTTGGAAGAGTTAAAGAAGTAG
- a CDS encoding FtsQ-type POTRA domain-containing protein has translation MKRPQARSGNPKARPTGLPSAPARADSASKAAKPTKAAKVAKSTKTSRPTKAIERRETKRLNLVRKSSSKRGLSAKLSAEAKRFTAYSRRRRAITITVVSAFSSLLLIVLATVVTPVLAVEKITISGTDRIKQESVQKALKSQIGKPLPTVNSAEIASLLEKFPLIESFAIVSLPPHGLKIQITERQPIVIIESGGVKYLYDPAGVRVGKATSKDKYPEMAIAGLPENSKNFAAAIDVLMALPASLLERLASIDAKSKDDVTMRLRGYSGQRIIWGDGSNSVLKSKVLAALIKNQKKNDMVTFDVSSPNAPAVRYGNF, from the coding sequence GTGAAGCGCCCCCAAGCACGTTCCGGCAATCCGAAGGCAAGGCCAACGGGGTTGCCGAGCGCACCGGCGAGGGCAGATTCTGCGTCAAAGGCGGCCAAGCCAACCAAGGCAGCAAAAGTTGCCAAGTCGACCAAAACATCAAGACCGACAAAGGCTATCGAACGTCGCGAAACTAAACGCCTCAACCTGGTGCGCAAGTCTTCGTCTAAGCGCGGGCTAAGCGCCAAACTCTCTGCCGAAGCAAAACGATTCACCGCTTACTCGCGTCGTCGTCGTGCCATCACAATCACCGTGGTGTCAGCGTTTTCATCGTTGTTGCTAATTGTTTTGGCTACCGTGGTCACTCCCGTTCTTGCGGTTGAAAAAATTACTATCTCTGGTACCGATCGGATCAAGCAAGAGTCGGTTCAAAAGGCCCTCAAGAGTCAGATTGGTAAGCCGCTTCCGACGGTTAATTCAGCTGAAATTGCGAGCCTGCTCGAAAAGTTTCCCCTGATTGAGAGTTTCGCGATTGTGAGCCTTCCTCCTCACGGTCTAAAAATTCAAATCACCGAGCGTCAACCGATTGTGATCATTGAATCCGGGGGAGTGAAGTACCTCTACGACCCGGCTGGAGTTCGTGTTGGTAAGGCTACGAGTAAAGACAAGTACCCCGAAATGGCCATCGCTGGACTTCCAGAAAACAGTAAAAACTTTGCGGCGGCAATTGACGTGCTAATGGCGCTCCCAGCCAGCCTGCTCGAGCGGTTGGCCTCGATTGATGCCAAGTCAAAGGATGACGTCACCATGCGGTTGCGTGGGTATTCCGGGCAGCGAATTATTTGGGGCGATGGCTCCAACTCGGTGCTGAAATCTAAGGTGCTAGCTGCCCTAATCAAGAACCAAAAGAAGAACGACATGGTCACCTTTGACGTGTCCTCACCGAACGCACCGGCAGTGCGTTACGGAAACTTTTAG
- the ftsZ gene encoding cell division protein FtsZ has product MGLNQNYLAVIKVVGVGGGGVNALNRMIDAGLRGVEFVAINTDAQALLMSEAHVKLDIGRELTRGLGAGADPEIGRRAAEDHADEIEAALKGADMVFVTAGEGGGTGTGAAPVVARIAKSLEALTVGVVTRPFGFEGKRRAQQADQGIDVLRGEVDTLIVVPNQRLLELVNKTVSVVEAFATADDVLRAGVQGITDLITTPGLINLDFADVKSVMKGAGSALMGIGTAKGEDRAVRAAELAVSSPLLEASIDGAHGVLLLVQGASDLGLHEIDEAARLVQEAVSPEANIIYGTTIDDTLGDEVRITVIAAGFDGGTPQVRKVERKPYSAAPAAAAGGWFASNPAPATEAISVVTQDAEVDAVEATSVATSAEARSEESTSVAQPQSNDGTWGDDLDIPEFLR; this is encoded by the coding sequence GTGGGTCTAAATCAGAACTACCTAGCAGTTATCAAGGTTGTTGGCGTCGGCGGCGGCGGTGTAAACGCACTAAACCGCATGATTGATGCTGGCCTTCGTGGTGTTGAGTTCGTAGCCATTAACACCGATGCCCAAGCGCTTTTGATGAGTGAGGCACACGTGAAGCTCGACATAGGTCGCGAACTGACTCGCGGTCTAGGTGCGGGTGCTGACCCAGAGATCGGCCGTCGTGCGGCCGAAGACCACGCCGATGAAATCGAAGCCGCCCTCAAGGGCGCCGACATGGTTTTCGTCACTGCCGGTGAAGGCGGTGGTACCGGTACCGGTGCCGCTCCAGTGGTTGCCCGCATTGCAAAGTCTCTTGAAGCGCTGACCGTGGGTGTTGTTACCCGTCCATTTGGTTTTGAAGGCAAGCGTCGTGCCCAGCAGGCCGACCAGGGCATTGATGTGCTCCGTGGTGAAGTTGACACCCTAATTGTCGTTCCAAACCAGCGTCTGCTCGAGCTCGTCAACAAGACTGTTTCGGTCGTCGAGGCATTTGCCACCGCCGATGACGTTCTTCGTGCTGGTGTTCAGGGCATCACCGACCTGATCACCACTCCGGGTCTGATTAACCTCGACTTCGCCGACGTTAAATCGGTCATGAAGGGCGCTGGTTCAGCGCTGATGGGTATTGGTACCGCCAAGGGTGAGGACCGCGCTGTTCGTGCGGCTGAGCTGGCTGTATCTAGCCCGCTGCTAGAGGCCAGCATCGATGGCGCACACGGCGTCCTGCTTTTGGTTCAGGGAGCATCAGACCTCGGTCTTCACGAGATCGATGAGGCCGCTCGACTGGTCCAAGAGGCCGTGAGCCCTGAAGCCAACATCATTTACGGTACGACCATCGATGACACTCTCGGCGATGAAGTCCGCATTACTGTTATCGCGGCTGGTTTTGATGGCGGCACCCCGCAGGTGCGCAAGGTTGAGCGCAAGCCCTACTCTGCCGCTCCTGCTGCGGCAGCTGGAGGCTGGTTTGCATCAAACCCTGCACCGGCAACCGAGGCCATTTCAGTTGTGACTCAAGACGCCGAGGTCGACGCAGTCGAAGCCACTTCAGTTGCTACCTCAGCAGAAGCTCGCTCTGAAGAATCAACCAGCGTGGCTCAGCCGCAGTCAAATGACGGAACCTGGGGCGACGACCTAGACATTCCTGAGTTCCTGCGCTAA